In Phreatobacter stygius, a genomic segment contains:
- a CDS encoding MAPEG family protein: MGLMNPNGLSLVWPLLAQVGLTLGVLFVMGFFRRRALINREVRLGEIALSGDAFPAKARQAANNFSNQFETPVLFYVLVIMAIHVGATGPLMTGLAWAYVASRLAHAFVHIGSNNMRYRAPIFTLGALILILMLAGVLIAAL; this comes from the coding sequence ATGGGGCTGATGAATCCGAATGGCTTGTCGCTCGTCTGGCCGCTCTTGGCGCAGGTCGGGCTGACCTTGGGCGTGCTCTTCGTCATGGGCTTCTTTCGCCGCCGCGCGCTGATCAACCGGGAGGTGCGCCTCGGCGAGATCGCGCTGTCGGGCGATGCCTTCCCGGCCAAGGCCAGGCAGGCCGCCAATAATTTCTCCAATCAGTTCGAAACGCCGGTGCTTTTTTATGTCCTGGTGATCATGGCGATCCATGTCGGCGCCACCGGACCGCTGATGACCGGCCTGGCCTGGGCCTATGTCGCCAGCCGGCTCGCCCATGCCTTCGTTCATATCGGCTCGAACAACATGCGTTATCGCGCGCCGATCTTCACGCTCGGCGCGCTGATCCTCATCCTGATGCTGGCCGGCGTGCTGATCGCGGCTTTGTGA